The Raphanus sativus cultivar WK10039 unplaced genomic scaffold, ASM80110v3 Scaffold3601, whole genome shotgun sequence DNA segment CGGTTAACATCCACGGCGCTACGCTCGTGACAGAGGCTATATTCGGACCAGTGTTCCCAGCCGCGTTCACAGTGAGTATCCCTCTGGACATAGCGTGAAAAGCTCCGATTGCGATCGGGTCTTCTTCCAACGGGTACACATCAATACTACCTACAGATATGGTGATGATGTCAACACCGTCCGCCATAGCGTCATCGAACGCAGACAGTAGTACATCGTCTCTACATTCTCCGGCGCAGACTCTGTAAGCGGCGATTCTAGAGGCTGGAACGGCGCCTCTCATCGTTCCATAGCCGAGCTCAAAGAAGCTGGCGTTCGGGACTGCGTTTCCAGCAGCGATAGATGCGGTGTGCGTACCGTGGCCGCTAGAGTCCCTAGCGTCTCCGGGTGAGTAGTGTCTTGCTCCAATCAGCTTGCTGCAAAGTGACTAATATATTAGTCTCTGCCCTAAAAAAGCAAACTTCATATTCAATCACTCAAGTCAAAGCTTCTAACTCacgttacatatttttttttaataaaaaatatacttctgaaatatctatcttattaaaacagaaacattttgttggacctaacatttattttgtaaatttttaaattaaat contains these protein-coding regions:
- the LOC130506732 gene encoding subtilisin-like protease SBT4.11 — protein: KLIGARHYSPGDARDSSGHGTHTASIAAGNAVPNASFFELGYGTMRGAVPASRIAAYRVCAGECRDDVLLSAFDDAMADGVDIITISVGSIDVYPLEEDPIAIGAFHAMSRGILTVNAAGNTGPNIASVTSVAPWMLTVAASTTNRVFVTKVVLGDGKTLVGKSVNVFDLKGKKFPLVYGKSAAFSASKVKCAE